The DNA window CTCACGGTCGTCCTGCGGCCAGACAAACCGGCCTTCTTGCAATCGGCGCGTGCACAGCCAGAGTCCCGCTCCATCAAACACGAGCACTTTCAGCCGGGTGGCGCGGCGGTTGGCAAACACATAGGCATGGTCGCGTTGCGCTGAGCCAAACCGGGCCACAACCTGCCCCAGCAGGCTATCCATCCCGCCGCGCAGATCACTGGCGCCCACGGCCAGCCAGATGGCCTCAATGCGCAGCATGGCTTATCCCAGCCAGGCCTGCAGCCACTGCGCGCACTCGGCTGCGTGGGCCACGGGCCAGTCGATCTGGGCGCGGCGCTGGGCCACCTCGCAGGTGATGCGGGCGTGTCCGGGATGGGGGCTTCCATCCGCAGCCGCAGCGGGGGACGGGTTGCAGTGGGCGCGCACGAAGGCGCTGCGCCGTGGCGGCAGGGCCAGCCCCGCGCGTTGCGCGCGCCAACGCGGTGCGCTCGACAGCCAGCCGCGCAGTTGCCCGTAGCCCAGCCCCTTGCTCTGCGCAAACGCTTCAGCCTTCATCCCGCTGGCTTTGAGTTCATCAAGAATCGCCAGAATCTCATCAATCCGCTCTTCACTGAGTTTGTCTGATCGCATGGAGCCTCCGAAAAAACTCAAGCTTCACTTAGCACAGACTCATTGAAAAGATGGGTTCGGCGGACGCATACCGTGCAGCTGATCGACATGCTGCGCAAGGTGGCGCCTGATCTGGCCGATCCAGGAACCACCGCATTGCAGGAGGATGCATTGGCGGACATCGCGGCAGGGCGTGCCGCGCTGGCCGCGTTCATGCAGGTCCAGGTGGATGCAACGCGGGAGTTTTCGCGGACGCTGCTGGAGGGTAAGCTGACGGAAGCGGAGCTGGTCCTGCATGCCTGCCCGGCCTGTGGCGGCGCACGCTGCGTGCAGCGCACCAGCAAAGCTGGGAGTATGTACCACCGTTGCCTGGACTGCGAGGCGGCATTCGGGGATGATGGTGGCAAGCCGGGGAAACGGTTCGAGGACAGGCCGGCGGGCGACGGCGGGCAGAAGATATCGAGCGCTGGCGCTGCCGGCCCGAAATGCCCGAGCTGCAAGAAGCCCACGTTCAAGAACGAAACCAAGACCGGCAAGGCGTACTACCGGTGCGGCGCGTGCAAAGGCGCCTGGTGGCCGGACCGCAAGGATGAAGGCAAGCTTGGGGGGAAGTGGGAGGGCAGGCTTGAGCTTGGTCGTAGAACCTAGAATCGACCCATGTCCCAATCCTTTGTCGATCTGCTAAAACTTATCGACACGCGCAAGGCGCAGCTCGACGCCCTGCGCCCGCTACCGCCCGCAACGGTCGCCAGTCTGCATGACAAACAAGCGCTGGAGTGGACGTACAACTCCAACGCCATTGAGGGCAACACCCTCAGTGTCACAATGTTGCTCCGACGTGAACGGAGGTCGGCTCTTTGTCCGGGCGCAGAGCGGCCACGAGATAGTCGATGAGCACGCGAGTTTTCGGCGCGGTATATCGCGACTTGGTAAACAAGAGGTAAGCCATACCCTGGTAGTTGGTATCAAAGGACCAATCCGGCAACAAGCGGACGACCCTTCCTGCTGCCAAGGCCGCGTGTGCGACGAAATCGGGCACGCAGCCAATTCCGAGTCCGGCCTCAACTGCTGCGAGACGCATTTCGCTGTGATTCAACGTGTACCGCCCAGCGACGACGACTTCTACGCTGTCCTCGGCACGCACAAAACGCCACCGACTGTCTCGTTCTTGCTCCCCAATTGCCAGGCAGCTGTGACCCATGAGGTCTTCAGGCGTTCGCACTGGCGAATGGGCAGAGATGTAGGCAGGGCTAGCCAGCAACAATTGCTTCACTGGCATCAATGCGCGCGCGATCATGCCCTGCGGAGGGTCGTCCGTCAGTCGGAGCACTAGGTCCATCCCCTCGCGCAAAGGATCGACCACGCGGTCGACTACCAACAAATGCACGTCTACAGCCGGGTGCTTCGTGAGGAAGTCCAGCAGCAACGGCTGCAGCACGTGGCGTGAGAATGCCTTGGGCGCACTGATGCGAACCAGCCCCTTTGGCGCCCCGATATGACCCTCGGCGACCTGAAGTGTTGCCTGAGCCGCAGCAACCATGGCACGGCCGTGTTCCAGAACGGCGAGCCCGGCGTCGGTCAGACGTAGCTGGCGTGTTGTCCTCTGCAAGAGGGCCACGCCCATGGCCTTCTCGAGACGTGCAACTTGTCGGCTTACAGCAGAAGGCGTCACTCCGAGCAGCCTTGCAGCGGCCGAGAAGCTGCCTGCTTCCGCGACGCGGACGAAAGCGACCATCTCCTGCATCACCTCCAAGAAATTATCTGTTCTCACCAGGCACAACTCCTTTTCTGCGATCCAGTCTAGTCAATGGAGAGCCCTCGACGAACAATCCTTCTTGCCAACAAAACGACGGAGGGATGGCATGCCGACGCGCATTATTCGAAGCTTTGCAGACCTTGATGCGATGCAAGGTCGGGTCGGCCACGTGCTCACCCTTTTTAGCGGGGGACTGGATAGCAGCTACGTCCTGAAAGAGCTGGTGCAGCGCAAACTGCGTGTCACGGCCCTGTCGGTGGACGTGGGTGAAGGTTGCCAGCTGCAGGATCTCCAAGAGATCACCGCGTTTTTTGGCGTCGATCTGAAGGTGGTTGACGCCAAGGAAGAATTTGCCGCCGAGGCGGTGGCGCCGGCCATCTGCGCCCAGGCACGGTACCTTGGAACCTACCCGGTCAGCTCTTCGCTGTCTCGACCGATTCTGGCCAAGATTGCGGTCAATGTGGCACGAGAATTGGGTTGTGACGCAATCATTCATGCGGCCAATCAGTCTCAGAACAGCCTACGCAGACTGAACGGTGCCATCGAGCAGCTGGATTTCGACGGATGCTATGGGACGCCTTACGAGCGTTCTGTTCTGACTCGCGATGAAAAGATCGAGGCGCTGCGGGTACTGGGCCTGACGCGCTTTCAGGCGCGTGGCATCAGCGGCGATGCAAACCTTTGGTGCCGAGAATTCGAATCTGGATCACTCGACAACCCTGAAGGATTCTGGGCCCCGCCATCCTTGTTTGAATGGACCCGTCGCAGGGAAGGCGATGTTCCCAGTTGCGAACTGCAAATCGAGTTTCGCAAGGGGCGCCCGTCGGCGGTGAACGGCAGGCAGATGGAACTCGTCCCCCTGATTGCACACCTCAACGACGCTGTGGGCGCCTTCCAGATCGGTCGCTACAGCGGACTCGAGCACTTAGCCGGTGGCGAGAAGGTGCTGGAGATTCGAGAGGCGCCAGCGGCAACCGTGTTGATGGATGCCTACCGGCAACTGGAGACAGCTGTCCTGGACGCCGAGCTACTTCGAGAGAAGGTCTCTTTGGAGATGTTGTGGACGCGGGAAGCAGTCGAGGGACGCTGGTTCGGACCATTGCGCTTGTGCGTCGACGCGTTCATCCGACACGCGTCGGAAAAGGTCACTGGAACCGTCACGTATCAGCTCCGCCAAGGTGCGATGGACATCTGCGCCATCAAGGCACCGCATCCGCTCTATCTGACCGACCGAGACGGTTGGGAAAAGTCGTTGGTCGATGATGTGTTTCAGCCACCGAACCCGACCAACCGTCGGCACGAGGAGGCGCTGGCATGAACATGGCGGCATTGACGAACCGCCCGCTGGAGTCTGTCCTTGTCGAGGGCCTTGGTCGTCATCTCCACGAGCAGCATTTCCTGTTCCTTGGTGGTGATGCTCTAAGCGGCATCCTCGCGGTCACGCCTGATGACATTGCGGCCTTTTCCAAGCACTGGTCGAGTCTCACGCTGGATCGACACATGGGGGATGGTGGCACGTATCGATACCGTCGCTACGGCGCGTTCGACTCGCCGCAGGGGATTCGCCGTCGCCGGTTGCCTCACGGTCCCTACGAACAACCGAAGTACGTCAACGGCCTCAATGGGGGTGTCGCTCGGCTGTTCGATCCGCTGGAGAGCAGCTTCGTCTCCGACCCGCTCCTCAATCGTTTGCTGGACTGGTTGACGTTCCTCTACGACCAATGTGAGGGGGTGCCCCGGCACTGGAATATCCGACTGCACCCCTACCGAATCGTTGCGAACTCAGCGCAGGCGGGAAATCCCA is part of the Thiomonas sp. X19 genome and encodes:
- the tnpB gene encoding IS66 family insertion sequence element accessory protein TnpB (TnpB, as the term is used for proteins encoded by IS66 family insertion elements, is considered an accessory protein, since TnpC, encoded by a neighboring gene, is a DDE family transposase.), translating into MLRIEAIWLAVGASDLRGGMDSLLGQVVARFGSAQRDHAYVFANRRATRLKVLVFDGAGLWLCTRRLQEGRFVWPQDDREALHLSEQQWRWLVAGLPWQRMSAHATASAIAVV
- a CDS encoding LysR family transcriptional regulator gives rise to the protein MRTDNFLEVMQEMVAFVRVAEAGSFSAAARLLGVTPSAVSRQVARLEKAMGVALLQRTTRQLRLTDAGLAVLEHGRAMVAAAQATLQVAEGHIGAPKGLVRISAPKAFSRHVLQPLLLDFLTKHPAVDVHLLVVDRVVDPLREGMDLVLRLTDDPPQGMIARALMPVKQLLLASPAYISAHSPVRTPEDLMGHSCLAIGEQERDSRWRFVRAEDSVEVVVAGRYTLNHSEMRLAAVEAGLGIGCVPDFVAHAALAAGRVVRLLPDWSFDTNYQGMAYLLFTKSRYTAPKTRVLIDYLVAALRPDKEPTSVHVGATL
- a CDS encoding argininosuccinate synthase-related protein, whose protein sequence is MPTRIIRSFADLDAMQGRVGHVLTLFSGGLDSSYVLKELVQRKLRVTALSVDVGEGCQLQDLQEITAFFGVDLKVVDAKEEFAAEAVAPAICAQARYLGTYPVSSSLSRPILAKIAVNVARELGCDAIIHAANQSQNSLRRLNGAIEQLDFDGCYGTPYERSVLTRDEKIEALRVLGLTRFQARGISGDANLWCREFESGSLDNPEGFWAPPSLFEWTRRREGDVPSCELQIEFRKGRPSAVNGRQMELVPLIAHLNDAVGAFQIGRYSGLEHLAGGEKVLEIREAPAATVLMDAYRQLETAVLDAELLREKVSLEMLWTREAVEGRWFGPLRLCVDAFIRHASEKVTGTVTYQLRQGAMDICAIKAPHPLYLTDRDGWEKSLVDDVFQPPNPTNRRHEEALA
- a CDS encoding 2OG-Fe dioxygenase family protein is translated as MNMAALTNRPLESVLVEGLGRHLHEQHFLFLGGDALSGILAVTPDDIAAFSKHWSSLTLDRHMGDGGTYRYRRYGAFDSPQGIRRRRLPHGPYEQPKYVNGLNGGVARLFDPLESSFVSDPLLNRLLDWLTFLYDQCEGVPRHWNIRLHPYRIVANSAQAGNPTPEGLHRDGVDYIVSMLVQRNNVKGGETTVTDNQGQVLWQRTLQRPLDIMIGQDAQTKHSVTPVLPAETGVEAWRDVLVVAFSKVAP